A window of Raineyella sp. W15-4 contains these coding sequences:
- the argH gene encoding argininosuccinate lyase: protein MLWGGRFSGGPAEAMFALSKSTQFDWRLAHYDIAGSKAHANALHRAGLLTDAEHTAMLAGLDELDRRVTTGEFGPAPTDEDVHGALERGLMDILGPELGGRLRAGRSRNDQIATLIRAYLRDEIRVVAEELLGVIEALRSQATRYLGVAMPGRTHMQHAQPILLSHELLAHAWPLVRDIDRLRDLDKRLAVSPYGSSALAGTSLGLDPEAVAADLGFSSSVANSIDGTAARDQVAECAYVLAQVGVDLSRLSEDVITWCTVEFGFATLDDAWSTGSSIMPQKKNPDVAELARGKAGRLIGNLAGLLATLKGLPLAYDRDLQEDKEPIFDSLDQLRVLVPAMAGMVGTLTFHPERTEELAPRGFSLATDVADWLVRQRVPFAQAHEIAGAAVRYCEQAGIDLPDLAPEDLPQIAPELGEGVLEMLNVEGAIGSRSARGGTAESAVRTQLDELASEMASARGFLAR from the coding sequence ATGCTGTGGGGCGGCCGGTTCAGCGGCGGCCCGGCCGAGGCGATGTTCGCACTGAGCAAGTCCACCCAGTTCGACTGGCGGCTCGCCCACTACGACATCGCCGGGTCGAAGGCCCATGCCAACGCCCTGCACCGCGCCGGGCTGCTCACCGATGCCGAACACACCGCCATGCTCGCCGGCCTCGACGAGTTGGACCGGCGGGTGACCACCGGCGAGTTCGGTCCCGCGCCCACCGACGAGGACGTCCACGGCGCCCTCGAGCGCGGCCTGATGGACATCCTCGGGCCGGAGCTCGGCGGCCGGCTGCGCGCCGGACGGTCCCGCAATGACCAGATCGCCACCCTGATCCGCGCCTACCTGCGCGACGAGATCCGGGTGGTCGCCGAGGAACTGCTCGGCGTGATCGAGGCGCTGCGTTCCCAGGCCACCCGCTACCTCGGGGTCGCGATGCCGGGGCGTACGCACATGCAGCACGCCCAGCCGATCCTGCTGTCCCACGAGCTGCTGGCCCACGCCTGGCCGCTGGTGCGTGACATCGACCGGCTGCGTGACCTGGACAAGCGGCTCGCCGTCAGCCCGTACGGCTCCTCCGCCCTGGCCGGCACCTCGCTCGGCCTGGACCCGGAGGCGGTCGCCGCCGACCTGGGCTTCTCCTCCTCGGTGGCCAACTCCATCGACGGCACCGCGGCGCGTGACCAGGTCGCCGAATGCGCGTACGTCCTGGCCCAGGTCGGCGTCGACCTGTCCCGGCTCAGCGAGGACGTGATCACCTGGTGCACGGTGGAGTTCGGCTTCGCGACGCTGGACGACGCCTGGTCCACCGGCTCGAGCATCATGCCGCAGAAGAAGAACCCCGATGTCGCCGAACTGGCCCGCGGCAAGGCCGGCCGGCTGATCGGCAACCTCGCCGGCCTGCTGGCCACCCTCAAGGGGCTGCCGCTGGCCTACGACCGGGACCTGCAGGAGGACAAGGAGCCGATCTTCGACTCTCTCGACCAGCTCCGGGTGCTGGTGCCGGCGATGGCCGGCATGGTCGGCACCCTCACCTTCCACCCGGAACGTACGGAGGAGCTCGCCCCCCGCGGGTTCTCCCTGGCGACCGACGTCGCGGACTGGCTGGTGCGCCAGCGTGTCCCCTTCGCCCAGGCGCACGAGATCGCCGGGGCGGCCGTACGGTACTGCGAGCAGGCCGGCATCGACCTGCCGGACCTGGCCCCGGAGGACCTGCCGCAGATCGCGCCGGAGCTCGGTGAAGGGGTGCTGGAGATGCTGAACGTCGAGGGGGCGATCGGCTCCCGCTCGGCGCGGGGCGGCACGGCGGAGTCGGCCGTCCGGACCCAGCTGGACGAGCTGGCGAGCGAGATGGCGTCGGCCCGGGGGTTCCTGGCTCGATAG
- the tyrS gene encoding tyrosine--tRNA ligase yields the protein MNNVLDQLKWRGLVAQTTEEEALRDHLEAGPVNFYVGFDPSAPSIHIGNLVQIILAKRLQEAGHNPFLLVGGATGMIGDPRQVGERVMNPEETVREWTEKIRAQVSRFLDFDGPHAARVVNNYDWTSTMNVIEFLRDIGKHFPVNRMLAREVVRSRLDSGISYTEFSYVLLQSMDYRHLHREYGITLQTGGNDQWGNLTAGVELIRRSDGAHVHAMSTPLITKADGSKFGKSEGGAIWLDADMLSPYSFHQFFLNAEDEKVIDYVKVFTARSPEEIAELEESLHQEPWKRAAQHALADDVTTLVHGADETRKARAAAEAVFGRSDLTDLDARTLKAVLSDISLTPLPTGADLPTVVDILETAGVVGSKSAARRAINEGGAYINNVKVTDAEARLTAADLLHGTYVVARRGKKTIGGVAVERG from the coding sequence GTGAACAACGTTCTGGATCAGCTGAAGTGGCGGGGCCTGGTGGCCCAGACGACCGAGGAGGAGGCCCTGCGGGACCACCTCGAGGCCGGGCCCGTCAACTTCTATGTCGGCTTCGATCCGAGCGCGCCCTCGATCCACATCGGCAACCTCGTCCAGATCATCCTGGCCAAGCGACTGCAGGAGGCCGGCCACAACCCGTTCCTCCTCGTCGGCGGCGCCACCGGCATGATCGGTGACCCCCGGCAGGTGGGGGAGCGGGTGATGAACCCGGAGGAGACCGTACGGGAGTGGACCGAGAAGATCCGCGCCCAGGTCAGCCGGTTCCTGGACTTCGACGGCCCGCATGCGGCGAGGGTGGTGAACAACTACGACTGGACCTCGACGATGAACGTTATCGAGTTCCTCCGCGACATCGGCAAGCACTTCCCGGTCAACCGGATGCTGGCTCGCGAGGTGGTCCGGTCGCGGCTGGACTCGGGGATCTCCTACACGGAGTTCTCCTACGTCCTGCTCCAGTCGATGGACTACCGGCACCTGCACCGCGAGTACGGGATCACGCTGCAGACCGGCGGGAACGACCAGTGGGGCAACCTCACCGCCGGGGTGGAGTTGATCCGTCGCTCGGACGGGGCGCACGTGCACGCCATGTCGACGCCGCTGATCACCAAGGCCGACGGCTCGAAGTTCGGCAAGTCCGAGGGCGGCGCGATCTGGCTCGACGCCGACATGCTCAGCCCCTACTCGTTCCACCAGTTCTTCCTGAACGCGGAGGACGAGAAGGTCATCGACTACGTCAAGGTGTTCACCGCCCGCAGCCCGGAGGAGATCGCCGAGCTGGAGGAGAGTCTCCACCAGGAGCCCTGGAAGCGGGCCGCGCAGCACGCCCTCGCCGACGATGTCACGACGTTGGTGCACGGTGCGGACGAGACCCGCAAGGCGAGAGCCGCGGCGGAGGCCGTGTTCGGACGCTCGGATCTCACCGACCTGGATGCCCGGACCCTGAAGGCCGTCCTCAGTGATATCTCCTTGACGCCGCTGCCCACCGGGGCGGACCTGCCCACTGTTGTCGACATCCTGGAGACCGCCGGCGTGGTCGGCTCGAAGTCTGCGGCCCGGCGCGCGATCAACGAGGGCGGTGCCTACATCAACAACGTCAAGGTGACTGACGCCGAGGCTCGGCTCACCGCTGCCGATCTGTTGCACGGGACGTACGTCGTCGCCCGCCGCGGTAAGAAGACCATCGGCGGTGTGGCGGTCGAGCGCGGCTGA